Proteins co-encoded in one Campylobacter jejuni genomic window:
- the tuf gene encoding elongation factor Tu, translating to MAKEKFSRNKPHVNIGTIGHVDHGKTTLTAAISAVLSRRGLAELKDYDNIDNAPEEKERGITIATSHIEYETDNRHYAHVDCPGHADYVKNMITGAAQMDGAILVVSAADGPMPQTREHILLSRQVGVPYIVVFMNKADMVDDAELLELVEMEIRELLSSYDFPGDDTPIISGSALKALEEAKAGQDGEWSAKIMDLMAAVDSYIPTPTRDTEKDFLMPIEDVFSISGRGTVVTGRIEKGVVKVGDTIEIVGIKDTQTTTVTGVEMFRKEMDQGEAGDNVGVLLRGTKKEEVIRGMVLAKPKSITPHTDFEAEVYILNKDEGGRHTPFFNNYRPQFYVRTTDVTGSIKLADGVEMVMPGENVRITVSLIAPVALEEGTRFAIREGGKTVGSGVVSKIIK from the coding sequence ATGGCTAAAGAAAAATTTTCACGTAATAAGCCACACGTAAATATTGGTACTATTGGTCACGTTGACCATGGTAAAACTACTTTAACAGCTGCTATTTCTGCTGTTCTTTCTAGAAGAGGTTTAGCAGAGCTTAAAGATTATGATAATATCGATAATGCTCCAGAAGAAAAAGAGCGTGGTATTACTATTGCTACTTCTCATATTGAATATGAAACAGACAATCGTCACTATGCACATGTTGACTGCCCAGGTCACGCAGATTATGTTAAAAACATGATTACAGGTGCTGCACAAATGGATGGAGCGATCTTGGTTGTTTCTGCTGCAGATGGCCCTATGCCACAAACTAGAGAGCATATTCTTCTTTCTCGTCAAGTAGGCGTTCCATATATTGTTGTTTTTATGAATAAAGCAGATATGGTTGATGATGCTGAACTTTTAGAGTTAGTTGAAATGGAAATTAGAGAATTATTAAGCTCTTATGATTTCCCAGGCGATGATACACCTATTATTTCTGGTTCTGCTTTAAAAGCTCTTGAAGAAGCCAAAGCTGGACAAGATGGTGAATGGTCGGCAAAAATTATGGATCTTATGGCTGCAGTTGATAGCTATATTCCAACTCCAACTCGTGATACTGAAAAAGACTTCTTGATGCCAATTGAAGACGTTTTCTCAATTTCAGGTCGTGGTACTGTTGTTACAGGTAGAATTGAAAAAGGTGTTGTAAAAGTGGGTGATACTATCGAAATCGTTGGTATTAAAGATACTCAAACAACAACTGTAACAGGTGTTGAAATGTTCAGAAAAGAAATGGATCAAGGCGAAGCAGGAGATAACGTAGGTGTTCTTCTTCGTGGTACTAAAAAAGAAGAAGTTATCCGTGGTATGGTTCTTGCTAAACCAAAATCAATTACTCCACACACTGACTTCGAAGCTGAAGTTTATATCTTAAATAAAGATGAAGGTGGTAGACATACTCCATTCTTTAACAACTATAGACCACAGTTTTATGTAAGAACAACTGATGTTACAGGTTCGATTAAATTAGCTGATGGTGTTGAAATGGTTATGCCAGGTGAAAATGTGAGAATTACTGTAAGCTTGATCGCTCCAGTAGCACTTGAAGAAGGAACTCGTTTTGCTATTCGTGAAGGTGGTAAAACTGTTGGTTCAGGTGTTGTTTCTAAAATTATTAAATAA
- the rpmG gene encoding 50S ribosomal protein L33, which yields MRIKVGLKCEECGDINYSTYKNSKNTTEKLELKKYCPRLKKHTLHKEVKLKS from the coding sequence ATGAGAATTAAAGTTGGTTTAAAGTGTGAAGAATGTGGTGATATTAATTATAGCACCTATAAAAATAGTAAAAATACTACTGAAAAATTAGAATTAAAAAAATATTGCCCAAGATTAAAAAAACATACACTTCACAAAGAAGTTAAGTTAAAAAGTTAA
- the secE gene encoding preprotein translocase subunit SecE — MEKLITYFKLSKAELRKVIFPLKEQVRNAYITVFVVVAVISLFLALVDWFMSSIVSAIV, encoded by the coding sequence ATGGAAAAATTAATAACTTATTTTAAATTATCAAAAGCCGAATTAAGGAAAGTAATTTTTCCTTTAAAAGAACAGGTAAGAAATGCCTATATTACAGTTTTTGTTGTTGTTGCGGTGATTTCTTTGTTTTTGGCGTTAGTGGATTGGTTTATGTCCTCTATTGTTTCTGCAATCGTGTAA
- the nusG gene encoding transcription termination/antitermination protein NusG: MSTHKWYAIQTYAGSEMAVKRAIENLVKDNGIEEQLKEIVVPTEDVIEFKNGKEKISERSLYSGYVFALLDLNTELWHRIQSLPKVGRFIGESKKPTPLTEKDINLILEKVHNRAAPKPKISFEEGENVRITEGPFANFTAIVEEYDMVRGLLKLNVSIFGRSTPVEILYSQVEKII; the protein is encoded by the coding sequence ATGAGTACTCATAAATGGTATGCAATTCAAACTTATGCTGGCAGTGAAATGGCAGTTAAAAGAGCCATTGAAAATTTAGTAAAAGATAACGGAATTGAAGAACAACTTAAAGAAATTGTTGTTCCAACTGAAGATGTTATTGAATTTAAGAATGGAAAGGAGAAGATTAGCGAAAGAAGTTTGTATTCAGGATATGTTTTTGCACTTCTTGATTTAAATACAGAGCTTTGGCATCGCATTCAATCTCTTCCAAAGGTTGGTCGTTTTATTGGAGAATCCAAAAAGCCAACCCCTTTAACAGAAAAAGATATTAATTTGATTTTGGAAAAAGTTCACAATCGTGCAGCGCCTAAACCAAAGATTTCTTTTGAAGAAGGGGAAAATGTGAGAATCACAGAAGGGCCATTTGCAAACTTTACTGCAATTGTAGAAGAATATGATATGGTTCGTGGTTTATTAAAATTAAATGTTTCTATTTTTGGACGCTCAACTCCAGTGGAGATCTTATATTCTCAAGTTGAGAAAATAATTTAA
- the rplK gene encoding 50S ribosomal protein L11 — translation MAKKVVGEIKLQIAATKANPSPPVGPALGQQGVNIMEFCKAFNERTKDMAGFNIPVVITVYADKSFTFITKQPPATDLIKKAAGISKGTDNPLKNKVGKLTRAQVLEIVDKKIADLNTKDRDQAAKIIAGSARSMGVEIVD, via the coding sequence ATGGCTAAAAAAGTCGTAGGCGAAATTAAATTGCAAATTGCTGCCACAAAAGCAAACCCATCACCACCTGTTGGTCCTGCTTTGGGTCAGCAAGGTGTTAATATTATGGAGTTTTGTAAGGCTTTTAATGAAAGAACAAAAGATATGGCAGGTTTTAATATCCCTGTTGTTATCACTGTTTATGCAGATAAAAGTTTTACTTTTATTACAAAACAACCACCAGCTACGGATTTGATCAAAAAAGCAGCTGGAATTTCTAAAGGTACGGATAATCCACTTAAAAATAAAGTAGGCAAGTTAACTCGTGCTCAAGTTTTAGAAATAGTAGATAAGAAAATTGCAGATTTAAATACTAAAGATAGAGATCAAGCTGCTAAAATTATTGCAGGTTCAGCTCGTTCTATGGGTGTTGAAATCGTAGATTAA
- the rplA gene encoding 50S ribosomal protein L1, whose amino-acid sequence MAKIAKRLKELSQKIDSNKEYALSDAIDTIKTLKSAKFDETVEIALKLNVDPRHADQMVRGSVVLPAGTGKKVRVAVIAKDAKADEAKNAGADIVGSDDLVEEIQKGNMNFDVLIATPNLMGLVGKVGRILGPKGLMPNPKTGTVTMDVAQAVNNAKSGQVNFRVDKQGNIHAGLGKVSFSKEQLWDNVSTFIKAINKHKPAAAKGRYIKNAALSLTMSPSVKLETQELLDMK is encoded by the coding sequence ATGGCTAAGATAGCAAAAAGATTAAAAGAATTATCACAAAAAATTGATTCAAATAAAGAGTATGCTTTAAGCGATGCAATTGATACAATAAAGACTTTAAAGTCTGCTAAATTTGATGAGACTGTAGAAATTGCTTTAAAACTTAATGTTGATCCAAGACATGCAGATCAAATGGTAAGAGGATCTGTTGTTTTACCTGCTGGAACGGGTAAAAAAGTTCGTGTTGCTGTAATTGCAAAAGACGCAAAAGCTGATGAAGCGAAAAATGCTGGTGCAGATATTGTGGGTAGCGATGATTTAGTAGAAGAAATTCAAAAAGGTAATATGAATTTTGATGTTTTGATTGCTACTCCAAATTTAATGGGACTTGTTGGTAAAGTTGGTAGGATTTTAGGGCCAAAAGGTTTAATGCCAAATCCTAAAACCGGAACAGTGACTATGGATGTTGCTCAAGCAGTTAATAATGCAAAAAGTGGTCAGGTAAATTTCCGTGTTGATAAGCAAGGAAATATCCATGCAGGTCTTGGTAAAGTAAGTTTTTCCAAAGAACAATTATGGGATAATGTTAGCACTTTTATAAAGGCAATTAACAAACACAAACCTGCCGCAGCTAAAGGTAGATATATTAAAAATGCGGCTTTATCTTTGACAATGAGCCCTTCTGTAAAGCTTGAAACACAAGAATTGCTTGATATGAAATAA
- the rplJ gene encoding 50S ribosomal protein L10 — MTRSEKVEIIAKLEEGFKASEAIVVCNYRGLSTKKLEELRNNARENNVKVQIVKNTLANIALNNSGKTGLVLKDTNIYLWGEDQLSVSKVAAKFEENNDKFEIKTAHIEGEVADVAKVKALAKMPSRNELLAMLLQVWNAPITNFTIGLNALKNKKESE; from the coding sequence GTGACTAGAAGCGAAAAAGTTGAGATTATTGCTAAACTTGAAGAAGGTTTTAAAGCTAGTGAAGCTATTGTAGTTTGTAATTACAGAGGTCTTAGCACAAAAAAACTAGAAGAGCTTAGAAATAATGCAAGAGAAAACAATGTAAAAGTTCAAATTGTTAAAAATACTTTGGCTAACATTGCTCTTAACAATTCCGGTAAAACAGGTCTAGTTCTTAAAGATACAAATATTTATCTTTGGGGCGAAGATCAGCTAAGTGTTTCAAAAGTAGCTGCTAAATTTGAAGAAAATAACGATAAATTTGAAATCAAAACAGCTCATATTGAAGGCGAAGTTGCAGATGTTGCTAAGGTTAAAGCTCTTGCTAAAATGCCTTCACGCAATGAGTTGCTTGCTATGCTTTTGCAAGTTTGGAATGCGCCAATTACCAATTTCACAATAGGTTTAAATGCGCTTAAAAATAAAAAAGAATCTGAATAA
- the rplL gene encoding 50S ribosomal protein L7/L12, with amino-acid sequence MAISKEDVLEYISNLSVLELSELVKEFEEKFGVSAAPVMVAGGAAAGGAAAAAEEKTEFDIVLTDGGAKKIEVIKIVRALTGLGLKEAKDAVEQTPSTLKEGVAKAEAEEAKKQLEEAGAKVELK; translated from the coding sequence ATGGCAATTTCTAAAGAAGATGTATTAGAATATATTTCAAATTTAAGTGTTCTTGAGTTATCAGAACTTGTAAAAGAATTTGAAGAAAAATTTGGTGTGTCTGCTGCTCCTGTAATGGTAGCTGGTGGTGCTGCAGCTGGTGGTGCTGCAGCTGCTGCTGAAGAAAAAACTGAATTTGATATCGTTTTAACTGATGGCGGTGCTAAAAAGATTGAAGTTATTAAAATCGTTCGTGCTCTTACAGGCCTTGGTCTTAAAGAAGCAAAAGATGCAGTTGAGCAAACTCCTTCAACTCTAAAAGAGGGTGTGGCTAAAGCTGAAGCTGAGGAAGCTAAAAAACAACTTGAAGAAGCTGGTGCTAAAGTAGAACTTAAGTAA